In a single window of the Phycisphaerales bacterium genome:
- a CDS encoding DUF4258 domain-containing protein, with protein sequence MYTTCMDRNASRALLTIRAGVGAGRFLVLTHFRERLAERGLVWPDVLAVLDEPADVHDGGADDFGRAKWLVSGTAADGLPLEFVCVLDTDPRGKVTVFVTIYTR encoded by the coding sequence ATGTACACTACATGCATGGACCGCAATGCGAGCCGGGCACTGCTGACGATTCGGGCGGGCGTGGGCGCCGGCCGCTTCCTGGTGCTGACGCACTTCCGCGAGCGGCTCGCGGAACGCGGCCTGGTCTGGCCGGACGTGCTCGCGGTGCTGGACGAACCGGCCGACGTGCACGACGGCGGCGCGGACGACTTCGGGCGGGCGAAGTGGCTCGTATCGGGGACCGCGGCTGACGGGCTCCCGCTCGAATTCGTGTGCGTGCTCGATACGGACCCGCGCGGCAAGGTGACGGTATTCGTGACGATCTACACAAGGTGA
- a CDS encoding excisionase family DNA-binding protein, translated as MIDSSISVPKPAPVPALLDVAGVAALLGCSKPHVRRLADARRMPAPLRVGALVRWRAGDIQEWIAAGCPRVSR; from the coding sequence ATGATTGATTCAAGTATCAGCGTTCCCAAACCCGCTCCCGTGCCCGCGCTGCTTGACGTGGCCGGCGTGGCCGCCCTCCTTGGTTGCAGCAAACCGCATGTGCGCCGGCTGGCAGATGCCCGGCGCATGCCGGCGCCGCTCCGTGTGGGCGCGCTCGTGCGCTGGCGGGCGGGCGACATTCAAGAATGGATTGCGGCCGGCTGCCCGCGGGTGTCCCGGTGA
- a CDS encoding site-specific integrase, translating into MANPFARMAKAATSRERTRRALTADELVRLVDAARRRPVAELGRPTVRLPKRDGATTRRGCWTRAELTPDNLGECEARAYALRDEAEGDKRTRLAERIAEAEREGRRRALLWKCFALTGLRRGELASLTVADAKLDGPAPVLVLRAENEKSRRGAEIPLRGDLAADLAQHLAERLRVQQAQAKAASRPLPARLDGAEALLEVPGDLLRMLERDAAAAGLAKHDAERGAVCVHGFRHTLATLLAVAGIPLTTRRLLMRHAAAGLTDGDYMDTALIDTRGALDVLPALPLDGDTRERHRATGTTDAAPVCAPVCRNPDLLGLCLGTAGNSGRPSIFPRAAVSGDDGNTCAPLGIGGEKRATGFEPATFSLEG; encoded by the coding sequence ATGGCGAACCCGTTCGCAAGAATGGCCAAAGCGGCGACGAGTCGCGAGCGGACACGCCGGGCACTCACAGCCGATGAACTCGTCCGGCTCGTGGACGCGGCTCGACGGCGCCCCGTGGCGGAACTCGGGCGGCCGACGGTGCGACTCCCGAAGCGCGACGGCGCGACAACGCGGCGCGGCTGCTGGACGCGGGCGGAACTCACGCCGGACAACCTGGGCGAGTGTGAAGCGCGGGCCTATGCACTGCGAGATGAAGCTGAAGGCGACAAGCGGACGCGACTGGCCGAGCGTATCGCCGAAGCGGAGCGCGAGGGCCGACGGCGGGCGCTGCTGTGGAAGTGCTTCGCACTGACGGGGCTCCGTCGTGGTGAACTCGCATCGCTGACGGTGGCGGATGCGAAGCTCGACGGACCGGCGCCGGTGCTGGTGCTCCGGGCCGAGAATGAGAAATCACGCCGGGGGGCCGAAATCCCGCTCCGGGGCGATTTGGCGGCGGACCTAGCTCAACACTTGGCCGAGCGGCTCCGCGTGCAACAGGCGCAAGCGAAGGCCGCTTCCCGGCCGCTTCCCGCACGGCTGGACGGCGCCGAAGCGCTGCTCGAAGTGCCGGGCGATCTGTTGCGGATGCTGGAACGCGACGCGGCCGCGGCTGGGCTGGCGAAGCATGATGCAGAGCGTGGCGCGGTTTGTGTGCACGGATTCAGGCACACTCTCGCAACGCTGCTCGCGGTGGCGGGAATCCCGCTTACAACGCGGCGACTGCTCATGCGGCACGCGGCCGCGGGACTCACGGACGGGGATTACATGGACACGGCGTTGATTGATACTCGCGGGGCTCTCGACGTGCTCCCGGCACTCCCGCTCGACGGTGACACGCGCGAACGGCACCGGGCAACGGGCACGACGGACGCCGCGCCAGTTTGTGCGCCAGTTTGTCGAAATCCTGATCTGTTGGGGTTATGTTTGGGTACTGCTGGTAATTCGGGGCGACCGAGCATTTTTCCGCGGGCTGCCGTAAGCGGCGACGATGGCAACACTTGCGCACCGCTGGGTATCGGTGGGGAAAAGCGGGCGACCGGGTTCGAACCGGCAACATTCAGCTTGGAAGGCTGA
- a CDS encoding 1-acyl-sn-glycerol-3-phosphate acyltransferase gives MTTTEPTAILTAGQRKRRRTGYFWAQVLVQLLFLVFFRGRVFGVKHIPKRGGALLVSNHQSFLDPPLATLAIPRECEYMARDTLWKTAWLAKLMDYLNAFPVKRGTADTRAIKELIRRLRAGGLILTFPEATRTTDGTIGEMRPGVVLVARKTAVPIVPVLILGAFESWPRTAKLPRPHPVIIAYGEPLYPHRHPEWTDEDCIRIVRERILTLQTRYQGHPLLHGRA, from the coding sequence ATGACTACGACCGAGCCGACCGCCATCCTCACCGCTGGCCAGCGGAAGCGCCGGCGGACCGGCTATTTCTGGGCCCAGGTCCTCGTGCAACTGCTTTTTCTTGTCTTTTTCCGCGGTCGTGTCTTCGGTGTTAAGCACATCCCGAAGCGCGGCGGTGCGCTCCTCGTCAGCAATCATCAAAGCTTCCTCGACCCGCCGCTCGCCACGCTCGCCATCCCGCGCGAGTGCGAGTACATGGCCCGCGATACGCTGTGGAAGACGGCCTGGCTCGCGAAGCTGATGGACTATCTCAACGCTTTCCCGGTGAAGCGCGGCACCGCCGACACGCGCGCGATTAAGGAGCTCATTCGCCGCCTGCGGGCCGGCGGCCTGATCCTCACTTTCCCCGAGGCCACCCGCACCACCGACGGTACGATTGGCGAGATGCGGCCCGGTGTCGTGCTTGTGGCCCGCAAGACGGCCGTGCCGATCGTGCCCGTCCTGATCCTGGGCGCGTTTGAATCCTGGCCGCGGACGGCGAAGCTGCCCCGCCCCCATCCGGTCATTATCGCCTATGGGGAGCCGTTGTACCCACACCGCCACCCGGAGTGGACCGATGAGGACTGCATCCGCATCGTCCGGGAGCGCATTCTCACCCTGCAGACACGCTACCAGGGCCACCCGCTGCTTCACGGCCGAGCGTAA
- a CDS encoding PD-(D/E)XK nuclease-like domain-containing protein, whose protein sequence is MTTPSQPPLISIGQGDYRRDFPVQPETPATSTNAVIELRFLSREPADVYHAKSGDFLTSHTLTDFRRCPLMYRKKELGLVPERDTAAYLIGRAAHSLILEGRQRYDREFAVGGPINPKTGQPFGSQTKAFAEWAARQSRSVLSDAQGALVEQMAAAVREHGVAAALLADGVAEGVVRTRYGEFPCQARIDWINPHTEVGIVDLKTCDHLDEFELAVRAFDYIHQVAFYRAIVALVSGHVLPVHIVAVEKREPFRCGAWRVLPSVLDEGLRLRVDQLARGAAGFGRPAERARPGRHPDRPRPDREVRQSRDRHLRPLRPAAAEACVGAAAGVGRRGPVLLERQRSGRGPPSFFDLAL, encoded by the coding sequence GCCGTGATCGAGCTTCGCTTCCTCTCGCGCGAACCCGCTGACGTGTACCACGCCAAGTCCGGCGACTTCCTGACGTCGCACACCCTGACCGACTTCCGCCGCTGCCCACTCATGTACCGCAAGAAGGAACTCGGCCTGGTGCCGGAGCGCGACACGGCGGCGTACCTCATCGGCCGGGCCGCGCACTCCCTGATCCTGGAAGGCCGGCAGCGCTACGACCGCGAGTTCGCCGTCGGTGGCCCGATCAATCCGAAAACGGGCCAGCCCTTCGGTTCGCAGACGAAGGCGTTCGCGGAATGGGCAGCGCGCCAGAGCAGGTCCGTGCTCAGCGACGCGCAGGGGGCGCTGGTCGAGCAGATGGCGGCGGCGGTGCGTGAGCATGGTGTCGCCGCGGCGCTGCTCGCCGACGGCGTTGCCGAGGGTGTTGTGCGGACGCGCTACGGGGAGTTCCCCTGCCAGGCGCGCATCGACTGGATCAACCCGCACACTGAGGTCGGCATCGTCGACCTGAAGACCTGCGACCACCTCGACGAATTCGAGTTGGCCGTCCGTGCCTTCGACTACATCCATCAGGTCGCGTTCTACCGGGCGATCGTCGCGCTCGTCAGTGGCCACGTCCTCCCCGTGCACATCGTCGCCGTCGAGAAGCGCGAGCCGTTCCGCTGCGGCGCGTGGCGCGTGCTGCCGTCGGTACTGGACGAAGGGCTACGTCTTCGCGTTGACCAATTGGCGCGAGGTGCTGCAGGGTTTGGACGCCCTGCGGAACGAGCGCGGCCTGGCCGTCATCCTGATCGCCCACGCCCAGATCGAGAAGTTCGCCAATCCCGAGACCGACACCTACGACCGCTACGCCCCGCGGCTGCAGAAGCTTGCGTCGGCGCTGCTGCAGGAGTGGGCCGACGAGGTCCTGTTCTCCTCGAGCGTCAACGCAGCGGTCGCGGACCGCCGAGCTTCTTTGATCTGGCGCTCTAG
- a CDS encoding pyridoxine 5'-phosphate synthase gives MNLLGVNIDHVATVRQARGGADPDPVWAAVEAELGGADGITFHLREDRRHIQDRDAELLRRTVRAKLNMEMAIDPAIVKIALALKPDQCTLVPERREELTTEGGLDVAGLRKRITGVVEQLSAAGILVSAFIEPEPEQVHAALECGCDAVELWTGGFANSTDSAAQLEAMERLADAAVLCHEQELVVHAGHGLNYRNTMLLATLGLFAEFNIGHSIVSRAVLVGMRAAVREMKDLLSNARLETLSAAAMRQNLGENEQ, from the coding sequence ATGAACCTGCTGGGCGTCAACATTGACCACGTGGCCACCGTCCGGCAAGCGCGCGGCGGTGCGGACCCCGATCCCGTGTGGGCCGCCGTGGAAGCAGAACTGGGCGGGGCCGACGGCATCACCTTCCATCTGCGTGAGGACCGGCGGCACATCCAGGATCGTGACGCGGAACTCCTGCGGCGCACGGTACGCGCGAAGCTCAACATGGAAATGGCGATCGATCCCGCCATCGTCAAGATCGCGTTGGCGCTCAAGCCTGACCAGTGCACACTTGTGCCGGAGCGCCGCGAAGAACTCACGACCGAGGGTGGGCTCGACGTCGCCGGCCTGCGGAAACGCATCACCGGCGTGGTGGAGCAGTTGAGTGCGGCCGGGATCCTGGTCAGTGCGTTCATCGAGCCGGAACCGGAGCAGGTGCATGCGGCGTTGGAATGCGGCTGCGATGCGGTTGAACTGTGGACAGGCGGTTTCGCCAATTCTACGGACAGCGCAGCACAGCTGGAGGCCATGGAACGCCTAGCCGACGCGGCCGTGCTCTGCCACGAGCAGGAACTGGTCGTTCATGCCGGACACGGCCTCAATTACCGCAACACCATGCTGCTCGCGACTCTGGGCCTGTTTGCGGAGTTCAACATCGGCCATAGCATCGTGTCACGCGCCGTACTGGTCGGCATGCGTGCGGCGGTGCGGGAGATGAAGGACCTGCTGTCGAATGCCCGCCTCGAAACGCTCAGTGCGGCGGCGATGCGCCAGAACCTCGGCGAGAACGAGCAATAG
- a CDS encoding helix-turn-helix domain-containing protein has product MRETAAEIEARYLGMAPAGKASSKKVKPGRTGPKRRSRKVKCWTLAKVWATCPSAVAVWLALREIAAEKSSRVLTPTREMIAVRTGIERRPTISRALTTLENAGWIARAHVPVTVGTRRAATLLRIVLCRRERSTFLTAAAP; this is encoded by the coding sequence TTGCGTGAGACTGCAGCCGAGATTGAGGCGCGCTATCTGGGCATGGCACCAGCGGGCAAGGCATCATCGAAGAAGGTGAAGCCGGGCAGGACCGGGCCGAAGCGGCGCAGCCGCAAGGTGAAGTGCTGGACGCTGGCGAAGGTCTGGGCAACGTGTCCGAGTGCAGTAGCAGTTTGGCTGGCGCTGCGGGAAATTGCGGCTGAAAAGAGCTCACGGGTGCTTACGCCAACACGTGAAATGATTGCCGTGCGAACCGGAATTGAACGCCGGCCAACGATCTCGCGTGCACTGACCACACTTGAAAACGCCGGCTGGATTGCACGGGCGCACGTTCCGGTCACTGTGGGCACCCGCCGGGCCGCTACCCTGCTCCGAATCGTACTTTGCCGTAGAGAACGCTCAACGTTCCTTACGGCCGCGGCGCCGTAG
- the lpxA gene encoding acyl-ACP--UDP-N-acetylglucosamine O-acyltransferase, whose translation MPIHPTAIVAGTSEVDPSADIGAYAVVEAHSRIGANTRLYPHAYVSAYTTLGARCEVHPFAVVGHLPQDLKFKNEPSYCEVGADTVVREHATIHRGTMPESRTVVGEHCFLMSGAHIGHNCTVGNHVIMANTALLAGHVEVGDRAFLSGSVLVHQFCRIGEMVMMGGGSAITRDVPPFMLVYPPAMVLGPNVVGLRRQGLSPEERQEIRLCHRLLYRSGLPMNRAVAQIEKLVHTDVGRRFLAFLQAPNKRGFTPGLRRRHAIIAAHEHTD comes from the coding sequence ATGCCCATCCATCCCACCGCCATCGTTGCAGGGACATCCGAAGTCGATCCATCCGCGGACATCGGCGCTTATGCCGTCGTCGAAGCCCACAGCCGAATCGGCGCAAATACGCGACTCTATCCGCACGCATATGTTTCGGCCTACACCACACTCGGGGCGCGCTGCGAGGTGCACCCTTTCGCCGTGGTTGGACACCTGCCTCAGGACCTGAAGTTCAAGAACGAACCCAGCTATTGCGAGGTCGGAGCGGACACCGTGGTGCGCGAACACGCCACGATTCATCGCGGCACGATGCCCGAGAGCCGCACGGTCGTCGGCGAACACTGCTTCCTCATGAGTGGTGCTCACATCGGCCACAACTGCACCGTCGGCAACCACGTCATCATGGCCAACACCGCCCTGCTCGCCGGGCACGTCGAGGTGGGTGATCGTGCGTTCCTCAGTGGCAGCGTGCTGGTACACCAGTTCTGCCGTATTGGTGAGATGGTGATGATGGGCGGAGGCAGCGCGATTACACGGGATGTCCCCCCTTTCATGCTCGTCTATCCGCCTGCCATGGTGCTGGGGCCAAACGTCGTGGGCCTCCGGCGCCAGGGCTTGTCGCCCGAGGAGCGGCAGGAGATCCGCCTGTGCCACCGCCTGCTCTATCGCAGCGGGCTGCCCATGAATCGCGCGGTCGCACAGATTGAGAAGCTTGTTCACACGGACGTGGGGCGGAGGTTTCTCGCCTTCCTGCAGGCGCCGAACAAACGGGGATTCACTCCGGGATTGCGCCGTCGCCACGCGATAATCGCTGCCCACGAACACACGGACTGA
- a CDS encoding PhzF family phenazine biosynthesis protein produces MPETLPFLLVDAFAEQPYRGNPAGVVFDADGLTPEQMQHIAREIRASETAFLGRPPGPDQSIPLRWFTPSCEVDFCGHATLAAAHGVYEAGVRPGTKRSSGNEVTFSTRAGALSLHSELLPPPYDLPVWWLDMPTPSLVPDHTNPIRTCELLGLAVDDLDDGMPPMRTRDQDLILFVRDWQTLIEMTPRFHELAAWSERNGLRGYCVATTATVSSFIQVHSRFFAPAVGIDEDPVTGSVSGPLAVYLVVNHRVPLVDGKAGLTCAQGRPGDRSGLVRALVRQTSAGYGVQIAGQCFTTLSGEVRVPPSA; encoded by the coding sequence ATGCCTGAGACCTTGCCTTTTCTGCTCGTCGATGCGTTTGCCGAACAACCTTACCGCGGCAATCCCGCCGGCGTGGTGTTCGACGCCGATGGGCTCACGCCGGAACAAATGCAGCATATCGCGCGCGAAATTCGTGCCAGCGAGACGGCGTTCCTCGGACGTCCGCCCGGTCCCGACCAGTCGATTCCGCTGCGCTGGTTCACCCCAAGCTGCGAGGTGGACTTCTGCGGGCACGCTACGCTCGCCGCGGCGCACGGTGTCTACGAAGCTGGCGTACGCCCAGGCACGAAGCGGTCCTCCGGCAACGAAGTCACTTTCTCCACGCGCGCCGGAGCACTGTCTTTGCATTCTGAACTGTTGCCACCACCCTACGATCTGCCTGTCTGGTGGCTCGACATGCCCACACCCAGTCTCGTGCCGGACCACACGAATCCGATTCGCACGTGCGAATTGCTCGGGCTCGCCGTCGACGACCTCGACGATGGCATGCCGCCGATGAGAACGCGCGACCAGGATCTGATTCTGTTCGTGCGCGATTGGCAGACACTGATCGAGATGACGCCGCGCTTCCATGAACTGGCGGCTTGGTCTGAGCGGAACGGTCTGCGGGGCTACTGCGTCGCCACAACCGCCACGGTTTCGAGTTTCATCCAGGTGCACTCGCGCTTCTTCGCCCCCGCCGTCGGCATTGATGAAGACCCCGTGACCGGCAGCGTGAGCGGACCGCTGGCGGTCTACCTCGTGGTGAACCACCGCGTACCCCTTGTGGACGGCAAGGCCGGGCTGACGTGCGCCCAAGGGCGGCCGGGCGATCGTTCGGGCCTGGTCCGGGCCCTGGTCCGGCAGACCTCGGCGGGCTACGGCGTTCAGATCGCCGGGCAGTGCTTCACGACGCTCAGTGGTGAAGTGCGTGTGCCGCCCTCAGCGTGA
- a CDS encoding bifunctional DNA primase/polymerase, which produces MTLLETAVRDGHARGWSFTPLRGKVPTLQGWQSRPRESLAQALAWAAAGNVGLRCGAASGGLVVIDADPGADVSALGLPRTVTVLTGRPGGMHFYYKSDSAIRNSAGKLGECIDVRGEGGQVVFPGSVHPDTGVIYRWAPGRAPWEIGVADLPENIVAKLLSERTGATAADPIPAGRRNTELTSVAGRLRRAGLDGPALRAALDVENERCIPPLNAGELDTIAQSVSRYPAGAPAPAEVTSVAVHFNDALDLLLNAAETGRPVVRTLATGCELLDEAGGLACGEYLGLVGSPGVGKSIMADLLTLGALRADPDATALTIALETAVPVRMARVVAGAAVNFDNAGRVTRCVPLGALLRGELTDGARARTHDTARRLHDEVGSRWTFRMNLASGSAIADAVRTARPTVLVVDHVGLLELGDADATTGLDAALGQIVAALRENGTAAVLVHELNKHSLTNGTSIAAPRGSARFASLAGALLAVVRDEDDDGTDPLIVLRLLKCRHGRPGVEQSARLLGGLGHMQLLPGVRPIGKSG; this is translated from the coding sequence GTGACCCTGCTGGAAACAGCCGTCCGCGACGGTCACGCGCGCGGTTGGAGCTTCACCCCGTTGCGTGGCAAAGTACCTACCTTGCAAGGTTGGCAATCACGGCCGCGCGAATCGCTGGCCCAAGCTCTTGCTTGGGCTGCGGCCGGCAATGTTGGGCTCCGGTGCGGCGCTGCGTCAGGCGGGCTCGTGGTTATCGACGCTGACCCGGGCGCGGATGTTTCCGCGCTCGGGCTGCCCCGCACGGTGACGGTGCTCACCGGCCGGCCGGGTGGCATGCACTTCTACTACAAGAGCGATTCGGCAATCAGAAACTCGGCTGGGAAGTTGGGCGAGTGCATCGACGTGCGCGGCGAGGGCGGGCAGGTTGTCTTTCCGGGCAGTGTGCATCCCGACACTGGCGTTATCTATCGCTGGGCGCCCGGGCGCGCGCCATGGGAGATTGGCGTTGCTGATCTGCCTGAGAACATTGTTGCGAAGTTGCTTAGCGAGCGGACCGGCGCGACCGCGGCCGATCCCATTCCGGCCGGGCGCCGGAATACCGAGCTTACCAGTGTCGCGGGCCGGCTGCGCCGCGCCGGCCTGGACGGGCCGGCCCTGCGGGCCGCGCTGGACGTTGAAAATGAACGCTGCATTCCACCGCTCAACGCCGGCGAGCTCGACACCATTGCACAATCTGTTTCTCGGTACCCAGCCGGCGCGCCGGCTCCGGCAGAAGTGACTTCAGTGGCGGTGCACTTCAATGATGCTCTCGACCTGCTGCTCAACGCAGCCGAAACCGGGCGGCCGGTGGTGCGGACTCTGGCAACAGGTTGCGAACTGCTCGACGAAGCAGGCGGGCTCGCGTGCGGCGAATATTTGGGCCTGGTGGGCTCCCCGGGCGTCGGCAAAAGCATTATGGCCGACCTGCTCACCCTAGGCGCCTTGCGGGCGGACCCGGACGCAACGGCGCTAACAATCGCGCTAGAAACAGCCGTCCCCGTGCGCATGGCGCGCGTGGTGGCCGGTGCAGCCGTGAACTTTGACAACGCCGGGAGGGTGACGCGATGCGTGCCCCTTGGCGCGCTTCTGCGCGGCGAGTTAACAGACGGCGCCCGCGCTCGGACCCATGACACGGCGCGGCGGCTGCATGACGAAGTTGGCTCCCGCTGGACCTTCAGGATGAACTTGGCCAGCGGGTCGGCAATCGCCGACGCAGTACGGACAGCACGGCCGACGGTGCTGGTGGTCGATCACGTTGGCCTGCTGGAACTGGGCGACGCCGACGCAACAACCGGACTTGACGCCGCGCTCGGGCAAATTGTGGCCGCACTCCGGGAAAACGGGACGGCCGCGGTGCTGGTGCACGAGCTAAACAAACATTCCCTGACGAACGGGACGAGCATAGCTGCGCCGCGCGGCTCGGCCCGATTCGCGAGCTTGGCGGGTGCGCTGCTGGCCGTGGTCCGCGACGAGGACGACGACGGGACCGACCCGCTCATCGTGCTGCGATTGTTGAAGTGTCGGCATGGCCGGCCTGGAGTTGAGCAATCTGCTCGACTGCTCGGCGGACTGGGTCATATGCAGCTGCTACCCGGTGTGCGGCCGATCGGAAAGAGTGGCTGA
- a CDS encoding helix-turn-helix domain-containing protein: MAKHRNNGAPADGPDFPFVLKLPDGRTVAVELPGAWVQRDRDGSPALTPEAVAYLDRVQVAFQSVHARPMTPAYLLTLRRTFGLTQKEFGEFVGVDKLTVSRWERGQVKPGRAALVALEKARKTALRRGVAVGA, encoded by the coding sequence ATGGCGAAGCATCGAAACAATGGAGCTCCCGCGGACGGGCCGGATTTCCCGTTCGTGCTCAAGTTGCCGGACGGGCGGACGGTGGCGGTGGAACTGCCCGGGGCCTGGGTGCAGCGCGACCGCGACGGCTCGCCGGCACTGACGCCGGAAGCGGTGGCCTACCTGGACCGCGTGCAAGTGGCGTTTCAATCCGTGCACGCTCGGCCGATGACACCGGCCTATCTGCTCACGCTGCGCCGCACGTTCGGGCTGACGCAAAAGGAATTCGGCGAATTCGTGGGCGTGGACAAACTGACGGTGAGCCGGTGGGAGCGTGGCCAAGTGAAGCCGGGCCGGGCCGCGCTGGTGGCGCTGGAGAAAGCTCGCAAGACGGCATTGCGTCGCGGCGTGGCCGTGGGCGCGTGA
- a CDS encoding glycerate kinase has translation MRFLIAPDKFRDAISATDAATALAAGIQQALPAAKYDICPLADGGEGTGPLLAAAWHAGEQSAEVHDARYRLRPARWWYEAGGRRAIVEMAQASGLEQIPESDRNPEETSSFGTGELLRAAMAAGAEEIWLAVGGSATVDGGAGCLQALGWDLCDEDGLRLPAPVTGGMLRQVKSIAPPRAVNWPRIIVLADVRNAMLGPQGAAAVFGPQKGATPTQVARLTEGLEHWADLIRRATEREPNDAFSGAAGGIAGGLRAALQAECRAGFDAIADAVNLDRRLLDCDLCLTGEGRLDPQSFTGKVLAGVAIRALRQRREVVAFVGTLQGLTATAATERLGLAEAVVITSPNTPLPAAVAATRENLTRCAAEWASRNARRLADRTLTSAE, from the coding sequence ATGCGTTTCCTGATTGCACCAGACAAGTTTCGCGATGCGATTTCGGCCACTGACGCCGCCACGGCCCTCGCAGCCGGTATCCAGCAGGCACTGCCCGCCGCCAAGTACGACATCTGCCCTCTGGCGGATGGCGGCGAAGGTACCGGTCCCCTGCTCGCAGCCGCGTGGCATGCCGGCGAGCAGTCGGCCGAAGTTCACGATGCTCGCTACCGGTTACGGCCGGCGAGGTGGTGGTACGAGGCCGGTGGAAGGCGGGCGATCGTCGAAATGGCACAGGCCTCCGGCCTTGAACAGATTCCGGAGTCGGATCGCAACCCGGAGGAGACCTCCAGCTTCGGAACGGGTGAATTGTTGCGGGCGGCCATGGCGGCCGGGGCTGAAGAAATCTGGCTGGCGGTCGGCGGTTCGGCCACGGTAGACGGCGGGGCCGGTTGTCTGCAAGCACTGGGGTGGGATCTTTGTGATGAGGATGGATTGCGGCTGCCGGCTCCGGTGACGGGCGGCATGTTGCGACAGGTGAAGTCAATCGCACCGCCACGCGCCGTAAACTGGCCGCGGATCATCGTGCTGGCCGACGTGCGCAATGCCATGCTTGGACCGCAGGGAGCGGCAGCGGTCTTCGGACCGCAGAAAGGCGCGACACCGACGCAGGTAGCGCGTCTGACGGAGGGTTTGGAACACTGGGCGGACCTAATTCGGCGGGCCACCGAGCGAGAACCGAATGACGCCTTCTCCGGCGCTGCGGGGGGAATCGCCGGCGGCCTGCGGGCGGCCCTGCAGGCGGAATGCCGAGCCGGATTCGACGCGATTGCGGACGCCGTGAACCTGGATCGTCGCCTGCTGGATTGCGATCTCTGCCTGACGGGTGAAGGCCGCCTCGATCCACAGTCGTTTACCGGCAAGGTGCTTGCGGGCGTCGCAATCCGCGCGTTGCGGCAGCGGCGTGAAGTCGTGGCATTCGTCGGCACACTGCAGGGTCTGACCGCTACCGCCGCCACCGAACGACTCGGACTCGCGGAGGCAGTCGTCATCACATCACCGAACACTCCATTGCCCGCGGCCGTCGCCGCAACCCGTGAGAATCTCACGCGCTGCGCTGCCGAATGGGCAAGCCGGAACGCACGGCGGCTTGCAGACCGAACCCTGACTTCGGCGGAGTAA
- a CDS encoding (d)CMP kinase, which produces MIITIDGPAGSGKSTTARKLAARLGIPYLDTGAMYRVVTLAALDSGVDLHDEAGLTALAASDEYSLDPGPTHIRVMLRGRDVTEEIRSMRVNDHTRFIAASPGVRRVLIERQRQIAARLGSLVTEGRDQGTAAFPDADLKFFLDASLEKRAERRLHDLASDGEEVTLRQVLSNLDERDRTDAARAVAPLAVPIGAICIDTTNLPLADVLDRMIAHLHAAGVEVTRTDSADYPPPSRGPHA; this is translated from the coding sequence GTGATCATAACGATTGATGGCCCGGCTGGGTCGGGCAAGAGCACGACTGCCCGCAAACTCGCCGCCCGGCTGGGCATTCCCTATCTTGATACCGGCGCGATGTACCGCGTCGTCACGCTGGCCGCACTCGATAGTGGTGTGGACCTGCATGACGAGGCCGGCTTGACGGCCCTCGCGGCCAGTGACGAGTATTCGCTGGATCCCGGCCCGACTCACATCCGCGTCATGCTCCGCGGACGTGATGTCACCGAGGAGATCCGCTCCATGCGGGTCAATGACCACACCCGCTTCATCGCGGCTTCGCCCGGGGTCCGCCGCGTCCTGATCGAGCGGCAGCGCCAGATCGCCGCCCGGCTGGGCTCGCTTGTCACCGAGGGTCGCGACCAGGGCACGGCGGCCTTTCCCGATGCCGATCTGAAGTTCTTCCTCGACGCCTCGCTCGAAAAGCGTGCGGAGCGTCGGCTCCACGATCTTGCCTCTGATGGCGAAGAGGTAACCCTGCGGCAGGTGCTCTCCAACCTCGACGAACGCGACCGCACCGATGCGGCGCGCGCGGTTGCCCCCCTTGCGGTGCCGATCGGCGCCATTTGCATCGACACGACGAATCTGCCGCTCGCGGACGTGCTCGATCGCATGATTGCGCACCTGCACGCCGCCGGTGTCGAGGTGACACGCACGGACTCGGCCGATTACCCCCCACCTTCGCGCGGACCGCACGCATGA